The DNA region atttggtcttatgacaatcgtatgatgccgctgtcaaataaagtgttaccggttaatatctttagttgtgaatatctcataatacagtggtgacagctgcggcttatagtccggtgcggcttatctatgaacaaatgtcgttgtcGTTGTTGCCACCCACCAAAGTTTAGTGGGTGgcagtttatagtcaggtgcgccttatagtgcaaaaattatggtAGCTACATAAAGTACGGAGTCAATATTTTTCCATTTGGACTACATTGTGATGGGACTTTACATTAAAATTCCTTTGAATGGATCGTACTCTGGGGGGGCTCATTATAAACAAAGAATATAGTTTTCAAATCTTACGCACTATTCCTCAAAGATGGATCCCACACTATCAAAAATAACACCTGTGATAGCTCAACCCAAAAAGTGtataaaatacattttcatgaatgaattaaaagtcaAAATGTTTGGTAGTAAATGTCTTGATGCTTTGCAGGTTGACGCTCTGATTGAGGCGTTTGGTACCAACAaacagaaaaaagctttgaactcTCGCAGACTCAACAAAGTTGACAGCAACATGCTGCAGCAGGTGGTCACAAAGGCTGCCAACACGGTTATTGATGAGAAGGGTCTGGATGGTAAGAAAAATGAATGCTATGATGAAGGCATTTACTGTTTTTCAAATAATCAAATTCagccattttttccttttttactaCGGTTGAATAATAAAGGTTTTATGTGAGCTAGCATCATAAATCATAAGTCAAACAGTCAAAAATATATACGGTACTCGAAATAATTTGCAGCAAGTGAAATAAAAGTCAAACTAAATAAAAGAAGGGTAGTGATAATACATAAATGCAATAGGTAGAAGTAATTGCAATATCTTTATAAAGTAATCAAAATGCATCGCCTCCATGCTTTATTAAAAAGACAGATTTTGATTCTTCCTTTACACAGCTCTGCAACAGGAAATTGCTGAGACGGAGGCACACACAGACTGTGCTCTCCACATTCCTCCGTCCAATGCAGATGCAGAGACACCTGAGGATGTCTACCCACTGGATGAAAGTATCCTTCATTTAGCTCTGAAACCCTAACCCTTTCAGGGGTTGTGGCTAAAGTCAAACCACAACTGTGTTTGAGTCTTGTTTTTCCTTATTGGTACGCACAGTCCTAAGTCCAGTGGACTTTAAGGCCTTGGAGGAGGCCGGTTCCAAAATGGCagcactcactactgaagagttacagaaaatgagaGAGAGCGGAAGGTAGGATGACTTAAAGCATCGCTCCAATGCTCAGTTGAAAAAAtacagtgattaaaaaaaaaaaaacaattgggaaTCCCttacaatttaattttttttccatttatacTTCATTGAATGTTTGGATCAGTCACCTTATTTTAATGTATCAAAAATTGATGGACAGTAATACTTCAGAATTGAAAGTAGATTTATTAGACTAACAGTAATATATAATGTGCAACTAGCCAAATTACGTAGGGGCATAAACTTAGGCaccgtaacaaaaaaaaaaaataacaaaaaaaaaatcctccttttGAGAAAGTAACTGCTTCTAGATGTTTCCTATAAATTCTACAGAGTTTCTGTATTTTGGATGGAAgtattttgggccattcctcCTTACAAAACATCTTGAGTTAAGTTTTATTGTCTGCCGAGCATGGACAGCCCACATCTGATCATCCAACAGATTTTCATTGACACTCGGGTCTGGGGACTGCGATGGCCATCCCAGAACATTGATTGAACATTGAATGCTAGAGTAGATTTTGAGCAGTGTTTTGGGTCAATGTCTTTTTGAGATATCAAGCCGTAGCGCAACCTCAACTTTGTTGCTGACTGTTGGACATTATTCATAAGAATCTGTTCATAACGAGCGGAATTCATGCAACTTAGACAAGATTCCCTATATCAGAACTGGCCACAGACCCTCACACATAACATGATGGATCCTCCATAAATGATTACTGTGAGTAGCAAGGAAGTGCTCTTCTTGGAATGCTGTGTTCTTTTGCTACTGTGCATAAACACCCCTTGCTATGACCAAATAGctcaatttttgtttcattgGTCCATAGCACCTTGTTTCAAAATGAAGCTGGCTTGTCCAAATGTTCTTTTGCATACTTCTCATGCGACTCTTGTGTAAGTGCAGGAAAGTCCTTTTTTGCAACACTTTCCTGTACTGCTTCTTGTGCAAAGTGCGATGAATTGATCAATGATGCACAGTGACTCCATCTGCAGTAAGATCACAATGTAGTTCTTGTGTTAACTTGATGGTCAGTggattgtttttgaccattctcACCATCCTTCACCTttgtttctgatttttttttcttgccctgCCACTTctggccagtgttgttaataactgcgttagaatataacgacgttactaacggcattatttttttcagtagtgagtaatctaatgaattacttttctcatcttagcaatgccgttaccgttactgagacgggaaaggcatgcgttactatgcgttacgatgttgattgactgacgtgagaaaagtctggaaaaagacggactcacggagacgagagagcagagcaggagtggggaggaggcaagggagtgtgacgccattgcaaacgcgatgctactatgctaggtggcgccaatactagctgactgtagccgatagcctacaaactacgcccacatgatgcttcggtagatatcacatatatacagaactagatgcaaatgacagacacggaggcattagcaacatgtataaagaactagatgccttagtaaacagccgccatcttaaagcagtagacttctcatgtgaaggctctgttgtagagagccttcctagcgaacctaagtcactttttatctaaaatgctcctaaatcggcaaaatttaacttaaatctatctttaaatgatgaaacagttttaaaacttacacatgtcgaaaatagacagaagggaactaatgcaataacgggagcaatattaacaactttaacagttgattcacaacattaaatgacttccacacatagcaaaggttattatcGAGTTACCGCAATATCCGCAAAACCCCTGTGTCCAGTtacgtttagggtaaagaattgggcttgggccaattgtccgAAAAAGCCTTTAAACTTcagattgtgtgacctgtttttttttttttttttttttttaaggaaaaaaaaaacatgaaaatgatcaccagttactttgtcaagaaactaattactcttacattcaggtaactgagttacaaacgcaattacattttgggagaagtaatttgtaactgtaattacttttttaaagtaagattaacaacactgcttctgGCCTCGACAAGAATTCTTCCATCTACTCGCTATGTTCCTCTTAGTGGAAACTGAAAGCCAAAATCTTGTTAGCTTTCGTAGCCTTCCCCCAAATAATGATGTATGGCAAAAGCTTGATTGGCTAACCAATCCAATTTTGTGTCCCAATTATATGGTACTAAGAAGTTACAAGTATTCAGATGAACTAAATGAAAACAATAGCCAAACTTCTGGACTCGTATAATTTGGTTTTGATGGATTTTACACAACCTCTGTTCATCATATAAAAACAGTTTCACTTCTGAAATATTATTGTGTCCATCAGTTTGTCTATTATATTAAAATGAAGTTGctggtgcaaacaccccaggatTTATATATAGAGCTATTGGAAATTGTCATAGCTGCCcagactttttcataccactctatAGAAGGTTCCTGGACCAAATTTGTATAATGTGATAAATATCTGGTtttataatatttgtggctagtcTTGTATTAGCCAGAGCTTTACCCCTATTTAGGTATGTATCGAATTTGCCTCATAGCAACGATTCCTGACAATTGATTGAAACATAAATACTATTTTGTATATCTGAGCTTTTGTTTGAAATTCACTTTTTTTCAGGGTTCTTTGTGTCGTGAAGCATCTGGAAAACCTGCCCAGTGATGACGAAGCCCGAAAGAAGATGGCGTGCTGCGCTTATtacctctctctgcttctcaaaCTGTCGCAGCAAAGAAGCATCAGCCGAAAGTGTCAGTCAAAACACGACTGGCCAAAGCAGTGATAAATTGTGActtattctttttttgtgtttacaGTTGGTATGGAGGAAGGGTGTCCTCGCATTGTGCAGAACAAACTATTCAGAACATTCACAGTGGAGACTTTCAAAAATGGCAGGTATGCAGGTCTTGACCTTGTTGGATTTATGAAGTTATTTAAAGGCATTAAAACTCATGTTCAGTGTGATCAAAGTTTAAAAAATCTTATGTCACCTTTCAGGGTCCAGAACATGGTATCTGCTTCAAAGAGTGTCAAATTAGCATCATACTGCCTGGTTCTGCTGCTCCATATGGGTGACATGACTGTTGACCTCACATTACTGCATAGGGACTTGGCATTGAGTGAGGGCAGGTAGGTGTAGTGGCCAAAATGTTAGCTAAATACCTTTCTCAATCTGTGTGACTCAAATGCCAAAATTGCAAAAGCCAAAATTGCAAAATACCAAGAGAAgagtcatgtattttttttttagaatgcaTTTACACTCATCACACCCTCTAAATGTTTATCACATGCAAAAccatttacttaaaaaaaggcTAGTGATATGTTGTGCTGGTGTTACAAATGTAACTGACGCTATTGTTCAGTAATGTACTTTTCTGTGGCTACAGGATAATTGAAATCGCCAAGTCATTGGGCTTGACCATGGTGAAGCCCCGTGGAAAAAACCTTAAGGCTGGCCTGCATGATGAACACAAACAGGCTTCCCTCATACTCCCTCTGGTAAAATATCAGCCGTTTATGGAGAGAAGGAAACGTAAAAAGATGCATTAAGGACTGACCGGCAAAGATGACAAGTTTATTTTGTGAACAAATAAAgtgaaaatgttttaaatgttgcACAGTTGTTGCTCTGACAGATGCAAAGATTAATGTAAAGATACTGCATTTCAGATAACAGTACATATAGCTTAAAATGGGTGTAAACGTATAGGCACATTAGTCGACGTCACATATTGCACAATGAACAACATCTACCCTCGTAAGGTGATTATCACCTGTGCGTCTGTGGAAAGAAGTGTTTGGTTGGAGGAGCATAGACTCACAAGGAGATGATGATTATCAAGATGTATTAAAGAGACTTTTTCAAAGCTCACCTTCCAGCTGCCATTACTCAAAATCTTCAAACAAGGCACAGCTTTACATCGTAGAATATTTAAGGCAACATCTCTTTTGGAGTTTGAATGAATGTTTTTCAACACTGGTAGAACATGCAAAATTACAGAACTTCTttgaatgaaaaagaaaaaattaaaactggATCCTTACTGTGATTTTTGACAGACGTAATCTAGACAATATACTACTTCCAACTTCCTTAATGGATAAATGCAGGGCAGAACACAAACCATGGAGGTGTTAATATAAACAAAGCAATAAATAGTGACGGAAAATCTTTGTAAACTTTTGTAATATTTAAAGACAAGTGAACAAAGCTGATTTGACCATCCGGCTACATTCTGTAGTGCCAATTTTAGCTTACACACTATTCAAGCAGTTTACAGTATCAATACAAAAACATGAACCAAAAGATTTAATTCattgatgttttcttctgtgATAAAATGAAAGAGTCCACAAATAACCGATTCGTAAGAAGTCAGTTTAGGATTTCATTTCATAGAGAGCTGTGAGAAACAAAAGATAAGATTCTTGCTCTGATatgaaccaatttttttttttcccaagaaatGATTCAAGAGAGACTGAAGTTAATCTGTATATGAGAACAAGGAGATTCACCAGCATCACCATTTAGATAAAAATATCATTTTGAGTGGACTAAATTGTTGGTTCTAAATATTTTCTTAATGGACAATATTTTTAGCAAGTACAACCAAAGCACATGTCACAATTTCAGAACTCTTGGCAAAGTCATccttaaaatgttaataataaaaaaatacttcaGAGTTTTATCACAGGATAGAACAGAACATGCTGCCACTGTGGCAACCGCTCTCTACGGTGGCACTAATCCTGGTTGTCATGGAGATGCCCAGTCGTGACGGGTACTGTGAGGAGGAAAGGCCTGAAGGTGAGCTAGCTGGGGGACGGGGTGGAGGGTTTTCCAGAATCCAAGGAGGGAAAGATGTACAGCTATAAAAACAGATAAAGAATGCTTCAGTGCACATACAGTGTTGAAGACAGTCTGGCACTGTGGGTTGCTTAGTTACCTGCTATTATGTCTTGAAATACTGTTGTTGCGTAAGACGCAGTTGTCGTTGCCGGGGTCCAAgtataaaaggctttttttgctCTCTGGGTGGCCCTGGAACAGCTGGTTATCAGTAACCACTGCTTTTGCTGGTCCCAGTATTGCGATTCCAGAACCCAGTGCTGGTTGAACACGGCTGCGCACAACCTGTAAATCACAAGTTGACTcgcatattttacaaacatgtttttagagATGTCAGAACACAACACCTTGACGTCACAGCTTCCAGACACTTGGATCCCGTAGCCAGTGTTTCCAACAACGTCATTCTCAACCATTTGTCCGATCCCATAGAAGTTGATACCGTGGCCCTTATTTTCATATATGCCATTATTACGAAGCTCGACGCGGGAGTCCGTCTCAACAGTAACGCCTCCTCGGACATTTGCAAGAATACAGTTGGCAACCAAGCGGGTCAGATGACTGCTCTGTAGCACGGAAACGCCAACGCCCTTGTTAGCATTGACGAGGTTGGCATAAATGTTGAGTGGTTCACTGGTTTTAACATAAAGACCTACAGCTATCCAGAGGGTGAGAGAGAAATGGgggaaaaacaataaaaataatgaacatTTCGAAAGACAAAAAGTGAGTTGAATTTTTAACAACCTCCATTAAAGCTCATGCAGTTGTTCTCCACCAGTGCCACACTGATGGAGCGGCGTGCTGAGTGGCGTTCATCCTCACTATCCAGGTCACTTTCCCATGCAAAGATATCCCCCTCTTCATGTAGATTTTCCTGTTCTTCCCTCTCGTTCTCCTCTACAACAGCCCGTCTGTCAGCGCTATCGTCACCACCGATCCCGTCGTGTGCCGGCCAGTTCCCCTCCCTGGCTTCGATATTTTCAGGATCCTTCCTGCAGAACACAGCTAGGCCATACATGCAGTTATGGGTGATGTAGTTTCTGAGGAGCTGTGGGAGGCTGGAAGACATAACCCAAACACCGCAACCTTTGTTGCCTAATgagagaaaagaaaaacaagctctcaTGCATCAACAAAGAGAGGACTAGGGCTCAGCATTATCttgggaatgacatacagtaGACGTGGTTTCCCTCAATGAGTCCACGGCCTCGTTCTCCCACCACAATGCCATCAGAGTATCCATGACAGATGTGGTTATTCTTCAGAACTGGATCACCTCCTCTGCGAATATCTACACCTCCCCATTGGTTTTCCTTGATGACATTTTCtggaattattaaaaaaaaaaaaaaaaaattgagctgtcaaaattatcgcgttaacgggcgctaattaattttttaaattaatcacgttaaaatatttgacgcaattaacgcatgcactgaatgacccgctcacacattgcctcaaacagattacaatgacgccgtttatggacattaagagtgaagtgaatgccaccggccgcttgggggtagcgccgttccatactaatgttattccttctaaacgtgggagaattagtagttgtgagacatttatgctgttgcattgtgctatttgtgctccacagatatttctgtaagttttctttcttttagtggcaattatgtgtctcttgttgtattttgggtaagatatgtacagagacatatatgttataaaggcgagtggacacaggcgttctttggaccgtttattggcataagcttcggcaactacttcacaacaaacataagtatcattttgggaaagcacaacaaaaataatattcctatctaaaaaaataatgttcacaaaaaaaaaagcacttcagtctatagtaatgatgtcctattctcacacagttaaacaacaatgcaaaatgaactggcattccatatcaaaatagctatgcaaaatacacgtaaaacttactcagactatgGTCACTATTCTTattatacttattattattatattaactctacttttgattgaaaattttacaaattttattaaaacaaaaacatgaagaggggttttaatataaaattactataacttgtaactagcatttatcttttaagaactacaagtctttctatccgtggatcactttaacagaaagaatgttaataatgccatttgtggatttattgttataataaacaaatacagtacttatgtacagtatgttgtatgtatatatccgtcttgtgtcttatctttccattccaacaataatttacagaaaaatatggcatattttagagatggtttgaattgcgattaattacgattaattaatttttaagctgtgattaaaaattttaatcgtttgacagccctaattaagatTGATCTTCattcacaagttaaaaaaaaatcaaacaaaactatGTTGGACTTACCTGTTATGATTCCTCTGCCGTTCTCATTTATAGCAATCCCTGCTGCCTGCCCTTGTAAGATGTGGTTTCCACTGAGAGGAGGATAAACATTTTAATTGATACATTGATTAATTGATTTAAATGATAGTAAAATTGAtgtcaatttatttttaatacaattaagtacttcaccccccccccccccccccaaaaaaaaaaaaatccaaggcAGAGGGAATGCTTTGCAAAACTGCATAATCACAGATGATGTACAGCTCATATCCTGCACATAGGTACAGAAGAGCATCACCATAGGGAGGGTGATAATATCCTCTTGCTCAGTGAGCTTGGCGCTGGGACAGCCATGTAACAGTCATACAGCAATGCTTAAATGCAATgtgagaacaaaacaaaaaaatagatgcaatTGGAGATTGCACCTACCAGACCACAGGATTCCCACTGAAGAGGATGTACAGGCCTGCTTCTTTGTTGTTATAGATTCGGTTGCTCCGAAGTGAGCCTTTTCCCTTCCCTAGCACGACAACCCCAGAGCGCAAGCCACTGTGTATTCGGTTACACTGAGGGAtttggagaaaacaaaacaagcagAACACATCAGTTATCATTCTGGAACAAATGCAACctacttaatttaaaaatggaacAATGTTCCACTTGTTCATGATGTTCCCcctgaaaattacatttaagAGATAGATCTGTCAACAAGATGAAATGCTAAAGTGATAAGTAAGTCAAAGACCGTGACATATTTGTCAACAATATAGATCACATCATATCAGAGAAACTCTTACTATGATGTAGAGTTCGACGTtaccgattattagtagttagaggggccgataaccgatttttggagccgatattcatttgcattAACACACTAGTGTACCAcgataaattatccaatatcgctttttttctttttatgtcattgggcggagttgcagtaggaggaaggagtaggtagaaggttGCGGTCGTCTGCAGATGAGTGAGGTATTGCTCATGTCACGTTCAAGAagtgctcagatttctagccatcagccaccttatccatatgtgacgaccatcAATCCTCCACCtgggttttattccaacacaatgttgaccgtcaatcctccacctgtgttttattccaacacattgtcgaggatagcaaggtggctgacggctagaaatctgagcagttcttgaacgcgacatgagCAGCTATcaaacagcgccatggtgccaagcaagtttaaaTGTCATCTCCAGACGAAACatccgtcgcttcaaaacaagtcgatggactattttgttcgccttcgtgaaacCACAGAGAGACAGGCAATTttattgagaaaaactacaaaggtaaacaagaaagccctcaaagccagttaccttgttgctgaacttgtttctaaaaccaaaaagtcccacactgtagcAGAGATCAATTCGACCTGTCTGCACAGCCACTGTCAGCGAGATGCTTCGCCCCGATGCGGTTAAAGACCTTGCTAATGCTAAAGTcctcctgtctgataattctgagctttttacTAAGAGATtaagctgttgaagaagattcctgccaggatataggCTTTGTGTTCGTCTAAACAGGCTTAAGTTTCAGactgatattgagatattattttgtactttaatatacagtactatACCGaaggtaattttggaacatttttggtttgtggtgtgccatgatattttttcccaatgtaaaaacgtgcagtgactcagaaaaggttgaaaaccaCTGATCTATACTATGATGCTATGTAAACATCAGAAAGACATCAGACTAATCTGATTGAAAGTATCACATTGGTATTATTGCCACATAATTACTGGAAATGATTTTGTCCATAAATTTCTTCAGGAAAGAGtagtattgtttgttttttgtttaaagaAGCCATAAATGTAACGTTTTAATTAGTTTGCAAAATTGTATTTCCACTGCaggctgttttttttaaacattcaacCCTATATTGCCAGACCATTAAGGaagattttgactttttttcaaaACCCATGGACTATTGCATTCTGTGGTTAAATACATATGTACCTCTACTACCAATAGAATTTTCAGATTACGACACCAAACTACTTTGACAACCaaataatttcgtaagtagaggtaccactatatgTATGTACAAACAGAATCTATGAAATTATAGGTTTTCTTCTATAACCAAGAAAAagacttttgtattttttttagtaaCCAACAGTAGAACAAAGATTGTAGAGCATCGAATCAGTTTGACAGTTACCACAATTATGGGGTTGGCTCCTTTCCGGATGTCTAGCCCTGCCTCCCCATTTGAGTGGATGTCATTTTCGGCAATAAGACCCTGGGCCGACAGCCGCAGAAACACGCCTGACGCTTTGCACTCAAACACCTCATTTTGCAGCATCACTATCTACAAAAGAGGTCGAAAGAGAACTTGATTAATATTCTAAAAAGGAAAATTGATTCAACATTTACAGAGGAACTTTTAAGTCGTATACTCCTGAAGTCATATAATTTGCAATAAACTttagattttctgttttgtcttttttttacctcaatGGTGCATAGTCAACAATGGATGTTAAAAAGAACAGGAGAAAACTAAAATAAGGGACGTTTTCGGAGCAGTGTTGCAAATTTGCTGCGACAGTATTTATACCTCCATCTGCAATGTGTTGCTAAATTTACATTAACCATTACAAGTTTCTCAAGCCCGCTACTACCAGCACTTCTAAAAATACCAAACTGTAAGAGCAAACACTTATGAATAGTCATTGAAAATCTACCAGGAGGATGTCACAGGAACACAGTATCGATGAAAGCTTGATTCAGTTGAAAGTTTATAAATAAAGCTCAAATTAATTCCAAAGGTAAATctgtgatttgaacaaattcatgGTTGCTCAGTGCTTCACTTTGACAGTTGTATGACTTCAAAAGTTCCCCTGTATTTTGATTGTATTTACAATGGAGTTCTGGATGCATCTGACGGCGTAGTTCAGACAGCGGAAAACGTTGCCCTCCAGTCGAGCTTGTCCGTAGTTGGATATATGGACTCCTCCCTTGCCTTCCCGGAAGAGACAACGCTGGACCAGACAGCCAAGAGTCGACG from Corythoichthys intestinalis isolate RoL2023-P3 chromosome 8, ASM3026506v1, whole genome shotgun sequence includes:
- the polr1e gene encoding DNA-directed RNA polymerase I subunit RPA49, which gives rise to MAASCSVVCCGEENDSDKAVIFRFSNGSVQNAEKLDFTMYKSADEINPRKKTRRIVVAESQRLSYVGQNFGTGALKCNSLCNYYVGVLNKQTMQMELHSAQLFNMQPVIPGESSVTADKDTTQTYKEKVDALIEAFGTNKQKKALNSRRLNKVDSNMLQQVVTKAANTVIDEKGLDALQQEIAETEAHTDCALHIPPSNADAETPEDVYPLDEILSPVDFKALEEAGSKMAALTTEELQKMRESGRVLCVVKHLENLPSDDEARKKMACCAYYLSLLLKLSQQRSISRKFGMEEGCPRIVQNKLFRTFTVETFKNGRVQNMVSASKSVKLASYCLVLLLHMGDMTVDLTLLHRDLALSEGRIIEIAKSLGLTMVKPRGKNLKAGLHDEHKQASLILPLVKYQPFMERRKRKKMH
- the fbxo10 gene encoding F-box only protein 10 isoform X1, whose translation is MHTSTNGTPGAVMEVGGLPMELWRVILAYLPLADLGRCCQVCRAWRELVLSLDNTRWRQLCLSCPECRHPNWPSKPHLEPPSWREALKQHALATRTWTQNGPEHQSTACLLLFRRRKDRRVWHVGPGFEFETLRGALGVAGPYDRLVLHPGVYEEQAEVALKVPVELFGLGRLGEVTLLVCMEQQCPTARLCNLVFMPPWFSTVVYKTSWGHVQLDNCNFEGAQLQVRGPGSCQARFCSFSKGSSVHLVNVALSLLDSCDFSGSDAASVTVEGSPVSEKNWACKYMAALARTFSPCGRNYSVPYRGNTTGRAFSNAVLTKEHVSKDDLQRENGSEATNQGTVIEDGWSDGEIEGCKEGGITKNSFSMDYKIPCDNHGLAYLLKPHADGSLPFSSSPNPPSVTPEPLTLQQELDRDPDAQMFLSSTLGCLVQRCLFREGKGGVHISNYGQARLEGNVFRCLNYAVRCIQNSIIVMLQNEVFECKASGVFLRLSAQGLIAENDIHSNGEAGLDIRKGANPIIVCNRIHSGLRSGVVVLGKGKGSLRSNRIYNNKEAGLYILFSGNPVVCGNHILQGQAAGIAINENGRGIITENVIKENQWGGVDIRRGGDPVLKNNHICHGYSDGIVVGERGRGLIEGNHVYCNKGCGVWVMSSSLPQLLRNYITHNCMYGLAVFCRKDPENIEAREGNWPAHDGIGGDDSADRRAVVEENEREEQENLHEEGDIFAWESDLDSEDERHSARRSISVALVENNCMSFNGAVGLYVKTSEPLNIYANLVNANKGVGVSVLQSSHLTRLVANCILANVRGGVTVETDSRVELRNNGIYENKGHGINFYGIGQMVENDVVGNTGYGIQVSGSCDVKVVRSRVQPALGSGIAILGPAKAVVTDNQLFQGHPESKKSLLYLDPGNDNCVLRNNSISRHNSSCTSFPPWILENPPPRPPASSPSGLSSSQYPSRLGISMTTRISATVESGCHSGSMFCSIL
- the fbxo10 gene encoding F-box only protein 10 isoform X2; amino-acid sequence: MEVGGLPMELWRVILAYLPLADLGRCCQVCRAWRELVLSLDNTRWRQLCLSCPECRHPNWPSKPHLEPPSWREALKQHALATRTWTQNGPEHQSTACLLLFRRRKDRRVWHVGPGFEFETLRGALGVAGPYDRLVLHPGVYEEQAEVALKVPVELFGLGRLGEVTLLVCMEQQCPTARLCNLVFMPPWFSTVVYKTSWGHVQLDNCNFEGAQLQVRGPGSCQARFCSFSKGSSVHLVNVALSLLDSCDFSGSDAASVTVEGSPVSEKNWACKYMAALARTFSPCGRNYSVPYRGNTTGRAFSNAVLTKEHVSKDDLQRENGSEATNQGTVIEDGWSDGEIEGCKEGGITKNSFSMDYKIPCDNHGLAYLLKPHADGSLPFSSSPNPPSVTPEPLTLQQELDRDPDAQMFLSSTLGCLVQRCLFREGKGGVHISNYGQARLEGNVFRCLNYAVRCIQNSIIVMLQNEVFECKASGVFLRLSAQGLIAENDIHSNGEAGLDIRKGANPIIVCNRIHSGLRSGVVVLGKGKGSLRSNRIYNNKEAGLYILFSGNPVVCGNHILQGQAAGIAINENGRGIITENVIKENQWGGVDIRRGGDPVLKNNHICHGYSDGIVVGERGRGLIEGNHVYCNKGCGVWVMSSSLPQLLRNYITHNCMYGLAVFCRKDPENIEAREGNWPAHDGIGGDDSADRRAVVEENEREEQENLHEEGDIFAWESDLDSEDERHSARRSISVALVENNCMSFNGAVGLYVKTSEPLNIYANLVNANKGVGVSVLQSSHLTRLVANCILANVRGGVTVETDSRVELRNNGIYENKGHGINFYGIGQMVENDVVGNTGYGIQVSGSCDVKVVRSRVQPALGSGIAILGPAKAVVTDNQLFQGHPESKKSLLYLDPGNDNCVLRNNSISRHNSSCTSFPPWILENPPPRPPASSPSGLSSSQYPSRLGISMTTRISATVESGCHSGSMFCSIL